One part of the Lotus japonicus ecotype B-129 chromosome 2, LjGifu_v1.2 genome encodes these proteins:
- the LOC130739928 gene encoding uncharacterized protein LOC130739928: protein MRMKSPNSPFFLPLLFFFSAISLLHQASFRVSGHQTKETQHGNGFGRRVLMSFKEKHKGSNLTFECAPSGPCVPCLYSEKGDEKYRCSETGYRIPFKCEEIKDSKKDAEKKNPQKTRSSLEVSNSTKPHKVSHVAGGFTISQSHRSLLDNSSPSDNKSQAYVTYRSCIPAVTEEKLTLLRFEGIMVILLIISGSIIYLRKKMAASASGYVAVRTQTKSRF from the exons ATGAGAATGAAATCACCAAATTCACCATTCTTTCTTCcactcttgttcttcttctccgCCATCTCTCTTCTTCACCAAGCTTCGTTTCGCGTTTCAGGGCACCAAAC CAAAGAAACTCAACATGGCAATGGATTTGGGCGCAgagttcttatgagtttcaAGGAAAAGCACAAAGGAAGTAACCTTACATTTGAATGCGCACCTTCTGGTCCCTGTGTCCCTTGCCTCTACTCTGAAAAG GGTGATGAGAAATATCGCTGCAGCGAGACTGGCTACCGAATTCCATTCAAATGTGAAGAAATTAAAGATTCAAAGAAGGATGCAGAGAAGAAAAATCCTCAGAAAACTCGGTCCTCTTTGGAAGTCTCTAATAGTACAAAACCTCATAAAGTGTCACATGTTGCTGGAGGGTTCACTATTTCGCAATCACATAGAAGTTTACTTGATAATTCATCGCCTTCAGATAATAAGTCACAGGCATATGTCACTTATAGAAGCTGTATACCTGCAGTTACTGAAGAGAAGTTGACGCTGCTTAGGTTTGag GGGATCATGGTTATTTTGTTGATCATTAGTGGATCAATCATATACCTGAGAAAAAAGATGGCTGCTTCAGCCTCTGGTTATGTAGCAGTAAGGACTCAGACAAAGTCAAGGTTTTGA
- the LOC130739927 gene encoding transcription factor MYB1R1: MMMSRTCSQCGNNGHNSRTCTDTAAAGDNGIMLFGVRLTEGSTSSSAFIRKSASMNNLSQYNEPESNPADAAGYASDDVVHPSARARDRKRGVPWTEEEHKLFLLGLHKVGKGDWRGISRNFVKTRTPTQVASHAQKYFLRRHNHNRRRRRSSLFDITTDTVMESSTIMEEEQDQQEMVPPATSAVYPPLHYGGFHGPAFPMALSPVVLPVAGGERPARPIRPTPIFPVPPSSKMASLNLKEKAASPSPSSPFEPLPLSLKLQPSPPPSKDHSPATSSHSSPSSPSSSSSFQAMSAGKFSGGGDSIISVA, encoded by the exons ATGATGATGTCTCGCACGTGCTCACAGTGCGGCAACAACGGCCACAACTCCCGCACATGCACCGACACCGCCGCCGCTGGAGACAACGGCATCATGCTCTTCGGCGTGCGCCTCACCGAAggctccacctcctcctccgcctTCATCAGGAAGAGCGCTAGCATGAACAACCTCTCCCAGTATAACGAACCCGAATCCAACCCCGCTGACGCAGCTGGCTACGCCTCCGACGACGTCGTTCATCCCTCCGCACGCGCCCGCGACCGCAAGCGAG GTGTGCCTTGGACGGAAGAAGAACACAAACTGTTTCTGTTGGGATTGCATAAAGTGGGGAAGGGAGATTGGAGAGGAATTTCTAGAAACTTCGTCAAAACTCGCACACCCACTCAGGTTGCTAGTCATGCTCAGAAGTATTTCCTCCGCCGTCACAACCATAACCGCCGGCGCCGGAGATCTAGCCTTTTCGACATCACCACCGATACG GTGATGGAATCTTCAACAATAATGGAGGAAGAACAAGATCAGCAAGAAATGGTGCCGCCAGCTACCTCCGCCGTGTATCCGCCGTTACATTACGGTGGCTTCCACGGCCCAGCGTTTCCAATGGCTCTGTCTCCGGTGGTATTGCCGGTGGCCGGAGGGGAAAGACCGGCAAGGCCGATTAGGCCAACGCCGATTTTCCCTGTGCCTCCGTCTTCTAAGATGGCTAGTTTGAACTTGAAAGAGAAAGCAGCTTCTCCTTCCCCTTCTTCTCCATTTGAGCCTCTACCGCTGTCGCTGAAGCTGCAGCCATCTCCGCCGCCGTCCAAGGATCATTCTCCGGCAACCAGTAGCCACTCGTCGCCATCATCGccgtcttcttcatcatcttttcAGGCTATGTCTGCAGGGAAGTTCAGCGGTGGTGGAGATAGCATTATTAGTGTTGCTTga